One genomic segment of Cystobacter fuscus DSM 2262 includes these proteins:
- a CDS encoding PLP-dependent aminotransferase family protein, whose product MKGWDLTLDLHAPSPTPLFVRIARALEEDIRRGRLPPGASLPGSRTLAKSLGVHRNTVLAAYQELATQGWVTTSAARATSVSPTLPDVPARATTGAPRAAMPSRVGFSLPASSPLRRERLESPRGALVMVGGEPDVRLLPSSALARAYRRALKIGGKRLLGYGDARGHPRLRAALAEMLSSLRGLAVHADELVITRGSQGALDLVARTLLRPGDTVAVEAIGYRPAWHALQLAGARLAPVPVDGEGLRVEALETLSRRTPVRAVYLTPHHHYPTTVTLSPARRLALMAWARAHRVALIEDDYDHEFHYDGHPVLPLASADRDGLVLYVGTLSKVLAPGLRLGFLAAPRPFLEHALGVREAVDRQGDFAVELAVAEMLEEGEVQRHVRKLRGVYRDRRDALVGALERELAGALTVSPPAGGMALWAPCAPDVDADAWARAGREAGVVFTPGSTYSFDGRPVPAVRLGFAALKESELVEAVRRMVRARTRP is encoded by the coding sequence ATGAAGGGCTGGGACCTGACGCTCGACCTCCATGCGCCGTCACCGACTCCCCTCTTCGTGCGCATCGCCCGCGCACTGGAAGAGGACATCCGCCGCGGCCGGCTCCCGCCCGGCGCGTCGCTGCCCGGGAGCCGTACCCTCGCCAAGTCCCTGGGCGTGCACCGCAACACGGTGCTCGCCGCCTACCAGGAGCTGGCGACGCAGGGCTGGGTCACCACCTCGGCGGCGCGAGCCACCTCCGTTTCTCCCACGCTGCCGGACGTGCCCGCCCGCGCTACGACTGGCGCCCCCCGTGCGGCCATGCCCTCTCGGGTGGGCTTCTCCCTCCCCGCCTCCTCCCCCCTTCGCCGCGAGCGCCTCGAGTCCCCGCGCGGCGCGCTCGTCATGGTGGGAGGTGAGCCCGACGTCCGGCTCCTGCCCTCCTCCGCCCTCGCGCGCGCCTACCGCCGGGCGTTGAAGATCGGTGGCAAGCGGCTGCTCGGCTACGGCGACGCGCGCGGTCACCCGCGCCTGCGCGCCGCGCTCGCCGAGATGCTCTCCTCCCTGCGCGGGCTCGCCGTCCACGCGGACGAGCTCGTCATCACCCGGGGCAGTCAGGGGGCGTTGGATCTCGTGGCTCGCACCCTCTTGCGCCCCGGGGACACCGTGGCGGTGGAGGCCATTGGCTACCGTCCCGCCTGGCACGCGCTCCAGCTCGCCGGAGCCCGCCTCGCGCCCGTCCCGGTGGATGGCGAGGGACTGCGCGTGGAGGCGCTCGAGACGCTCTCCCGGCGCACGCCGGTGCGCGCGGTGTACCTCACCCCCCACCACCACTACCCCACCACCGTGACGCTCTCCCCGGCGCGGCGGCTCGCGTTGATGGCGTGGGCGCGCGCCCACCGCGTGGCCCTCATCGAGGACGATTACGATCACGAGTTCCACTACGACGGCCACCCCGTGCTGCCGTTGGCGAGCGCGGATCGGGACGGGCTGGTGCTGTACGTGGGCACGCTGTCCAAGGTGCTGGCGCCCGGTTTGCGCCTGGGTTTCCTCGCCGCGCCACGCCCCTTCCTGGAGCACGCCCTCGGGGTGCGCGAGGCGGTGGACCGGCAGGGAGACTTCGCCGTGGAGCTGGCCGTGGCCGAGATGTTGGAGGAGGGCGAGGTGCAGCGCCACGTGCGCAAGCTCCGAGGCGTCTACCGGGACCGGCGCGATGCCCTGGTGGGGGCGCTCGAGCGGGAGCTGGCGGGGGCGCTCACCGTTTCGCCACCCGCGGGGGGAATGGCCCTGTGGGCACCGTGTGCGCCGGACGTGGATGCCGACGCCTGGGCCCGCGCGGGACGGGAGGCAGGCGTGGTCTTCACCCCGGGGAGCACCTACAGCTTCGACGGGCGCCCCGTGCCCGCCGTGCGGCTGGGCTTCGCGGCCCTGAAGGAGTCCGAACTCGTGGAGGCCGTGCGGCGCATGGTGCGCGCGCGGACGCGCCCGTAA
- a CDS encoding pyridoxamine 5'-phosphate oxidase family protein: MNTPPPSERGTVRRLPQRASYEEAVIHSILDEGLVAHVGVAVEGQPYVIPMIYGRIGRHLYLHGASVSRLARQLAQGVPVCLTVTLLDGLVLARSAFHHSANYRSVVALGTAVLVTDDEEKTRALEALTDHALRGRWAEVRPPNAQERKATSVLRLPLDEASAKVRTGPPRDDDEDLPLECWAGVLPLRLLTLPPEPAPDLREGIHPSAALLEYRVRQGSS, from the coding sequence ATGAACACACCGCCTCCCAGTGAACGCGGCACCGTCCGCCGGCTCCCGCAGCGCGCCTCCTACGAGGAGGCCGTCATCCACTCCATCCTCGATGAGGGCCTGGTGGCCCACGTGGGGGTGGCGGTGGAGGGCCAGCCGTATGTCATTCCCATGATCTACGGCCGCATCGGACGGCACCTGTACCTTCATGGCGCCTCGGTGAGCCGGCTGGCCCGGCAACTCGCCCAGGGCGTACCGGTCTGCCTCACGGTGACGTTGCTGGATGGCCTCGTCCTCGCGCGCTCCGCGTTCCACCACAGCGCGAACTACCGCTCCGTGGTGGCACTCGGCACGGCGGTGCTGGTGACGGACGACGAGGAGAAGACGCGGGCGCTCGAGGCCCTCACGGATCACGCCCTGCGCGGCCGCTGGGCCGAGGTGCGCCCACCCAACGCCCAGGAGAGGAAGGCGACGTCCGTGCTGCGGCTGCCCCTGGACGAGGCCTCGGCGAAGGTTCGCACCGGACCGCCTCGCGACGATGACGAGGATCTGCCACTGGAGTGTTGGGCGGGGGTGCTCCCGTTGCGCCTCCTGACGCTTCCACCCGAGCCCGCTCCGGATCTCCGCGAGGGCATCCATCCCTCTGCGGCCCTGCTCGAGTACCGCGTCAGGCAGGGGTCCTCGTGA